One part of the Streptomyces sp. AM 2-1-1 genome encodes these proteins:
- the idi gene encoding isopentenyl-diphosphate Delta-isomerase, which yields MPTTPATATHSSSNGSAEAIMLELVDESGTTIGTAEKLAAHQAPGRLHRAFSVFLFDERGRLLLQRRALGKYHSPGVWSNTCCGHPYPGESPFAAAARRTHEELGISPSLMAAAGTVRYNHPDPASGLVEQEFNHLYVGLAQDVVAPDPEEVGETVFVTAEELAERHAAGPFSAWFMTVLDAARPAIRELTGPSAGW from the coding sequence ATGCCGACCACACCAGCCACCGCGACGCACAGCTCGTCGAACGGCTCCGCAGAAGCGATCATGCTCGAACTGGTCGACGAGAGCGGCACCACCATCGGCACCGCGGAGAAGCTCGCCGCCCACCAGGCGCCGGGCCGGCTGCACCGGGCCTTCTCGGTCTTCCTCTTCGACGAACGGGGACGGCTGCTGCTCCAGCGCCGCGCGCTCGGCAAGTACCACTCCCCCGGCGTGTGGTCCAACACCTGCTGCGGTCACCCCTACCCTGGCGAGTCCCCCTTCGCCGCCGCCGCCCGGCGCACGCACGAGGAGCTGGGCATCTCGCCGTCGCTGATGGCGGCGGCCGGAACCGTGCGCTACAACCATCCGGACCCCGCCTCGGGCCTGGTGGAGCAGGAGTTCAACCACCTCTACGTCGGACTGGCCCAGGACGTCGTGGCGCCCGATCCGGAGGAGGTCGGCGAGACCGTGTTCGTGACCGCCGAGGAACTGGCCGAGCGGCACGCCGCCGGGCCGTTCTCCGCGTGGTTCATGACGGTCCTGGACGCGGCCCGGCCGGCGATCCGCGAACTGACGGGTCCCTCCGCGGGCTGGTGA
- the galE gene encoding UDP-glucose 4-epimerase GalE, producing the protein MTWLITGGAGYIGAHVAKAMVASGEKAVVLDDLSTGVPERLPAELPLVRGSSADRALVDRLMAEHAVTGVVHLAGKKRVDESVERPLLYYRENVAGLGVLLEASVAAGVRSFVFSSSAAVYGVPEAETITEDTPCAPISPYGETKLAGEWLVRAAGRAHGMSTACLRYFNVAGAAEPALADTGVHNVIPMFFDRLTRGEAPRVFGDAYPTPDGTCVRDYIHVADMADAHLAVARHLTGPGTRGDLTVNIGRGEGVSVRELASLVAEVTGNGTEPVVEPPRTGDAAKSVASAARITRELGWTARRGAREMVESAWEGWLLRHPQAARR; encoded by the coding sequence ATGACGTGGCTGATCACTGGCGGTGCGGGGTACATCGGGGCACACGTGGCGAAGGCCATGGTCGCCTCCGGCGAGAAGGCCGTCGTCCTCGACGACCTCTCCACGGGCGTGCCCGAGCGGCTCCCGGCGGAGCTGCCGCTGGTGCGCGGGTCATCCGCGGACCGGGCCCTGGTGGACCGGCTGATGGCGGAGCACGCCGTGACGGGCGTCGTGCACCTGGCGGGGAAGAAGCGGGTGGACGAGTCGGTCGAGCGGCCCCTCCTGTACTACCGGGAGAACGTCGCCGGGCTCGGCGTCCTGCTGGAGGCCTCCGTCGCGGCGGGCGTGCGCTCCTTCGTCTTCTCCTCGTCGGCGGCCGTCTACGGCGTGCCCGAGGCCGAGACGATCACCGAGGACACCCCGTGCGCGCCCATCAGCCCGTACGGCGAGACGAAGCTCGCCGGTGAGTGGCTGGTGCGCGCCGCGGGCCGCGCCCACGGCATGTCCACCGCCTGCCTGCGGTACTTCAACGTGGCGGGCGCCGCCGAGCCGGCCCTCGCGGACACCGGGGTCCACAACGTGATCCCCATGTTCTTCGACCGCCTGACGCGCGGCGAGGCGCCCCGGGTCTTCGGCGACGCGTACCCCACCCCGGACGGCACCTGCGTCCGCGACTACATCCACGTCGCCGATATGGCCGACGCGCACCTGGCGGTCGCACGCCACCTGACGGGCCCCGGAACCCGCGGCGATCTGACGGTGAACATCGGCCGCGGCGAGGGCGTCTCGGTGCGGGAGCTCGCCTCCTTGGTGGCCGAGGTGACCGGGAACGGCACGGAGCCCGTCGTGGAGCCGCCCCGTACGGGTGACGCCGCGAAGTCGGTGGCCTCCGCCGCCCGGATCACCCGGGAGCTGGGCTGGACGGCCCGCCGGGGGGCGCGCGAGATGGTGGAATCGGCCTGGGAGGGCTGGCTGCTGCGCCATCCGCAGGCCGCGCGCCGTTAG
- a CDS encoding CDP-alcohol phosphatidyltransferase family protein: protein MQKPSVAELRPVVHPPGVKDRRSGEHWGGRLYMREISLRIDRHLVNTRITPNQLTYVMTVAGVLAAPALLVPGIPGAVLGVVMVQLYLLLDCVDGEVARWKKQFSLGGVYLDRVGAYLCDAAVLVGLGLRAADLWGSGRIDWLWAFLGTLAALGAILIKAETDLVGVARHQGGLPPVKEAASEPRSSGMAFARRAAGALKFHRLILGVEASLVVLAAAIADMVRDDLFFTRLAVAVLAGIALLQTVLHLVSILASSRLK from the coding sequence ATGCAAAAGCCATCCGTAGCTGAACTCCGTCCGGTCGTGCACCCCCCGGGCGTGAAGGACCGGCGCAGTGGCGAGCACTGGGGGGGCCGGCTGTACATGCGCGAGATCTCCCTGCGCATCGACCGGCACCTGGTGAACACCCGCATCACCCCCAACCAGCTGACCTACGTCATGACCGTCGCCGGCGTGCTCGCCGCGCCCGCCCTGCTCGTCCCCGGCATACCGGGCGCCGTGCTGGGCGTGGTCATGGTCCAGCTCTACCTGCTGCTCGACTGCGTCGACGGTGAGGTGGCGCGCTGGAAGAAGCAGTTCTCGCTGGGCGGGGTCTACCTCGACCGGGTCGGCGCCTACCTCTGCGACGCCGCCGTACTCGTCGGGCTGGGTCTGCGCGCCGCCGACCTGTGGGGCAGCGGCCGGATCGACTGGCTCTGGGCCTTCCTCGGCACCCTCGCCGCCCTCGGCGCCATCCTGATCAAGGCGGAGACCGACCTCGTCGGCGTGGCGCGCCACCAGGGCGGGCTGCCGCCCGTCAAGGAAGCCGCCTCCGAGCCCCGTTCCTCCGGCATGGCCTTCGCCCGCCGGGCGGCCGGAGCGCTCAAGTTCCACCGCCTGATCCTCGGCGTCGAGGCGTCCCTGGTCGTCCTGGCCGCCGCCATCGCCGACATGGTCCGGGACGACCTCTTCTTCACCCGTCTCGCGGTCGCGGTCCTCGCGGGCATCGCCCTGCTCCAGACCGTTCTGCACCTGGTGTCGATCCTGGCTTCCAGCCGTCTGAAGTGA
- a CDS encoding ABC transporter permease: MSDTTHDGRVAMSAPPSADEGLSPAQLADKYGLTVSGARPGLFAYVRQLWGRRHFILAFSRAKLTAQYSQAKLGQLWQVATPLLNALVYYLIFGLILGTRKGMSQEVFIPFLVTGVFVFTFTQSSVMAGVRAISGNLGLVRALHFPRASLPVSFSLQQLQQLLYSMIVLVAVAVAFGSYPTLSWLLVIPALLLQFCFNTGLALVMARLGSKTPDLAQLMPFVMRTWMYASGVMFSITVMLQDKPQWIANVLQYNPAAIYMDLVRFALIDGYGAENLPAHVWAVAVAWALVVGALGFVYFWKAEERYGRG, from the coding sequence GTGAGTGACACAACGCATGACGGGCGGGTCGCCATGAGCGCTCCGCCGTCGGCCGACGAGGGGCTGAGTCCGGCACAGCTGGCCGACAAGTACGGCCTGACCGTGAGCGGCGCCCGGCCCGGGCTGTTCGCTTACGTCCGTCAGCTGTGGGGCCGCCGCCACTTCATCCTGGCGTTCTCGCGGGCGAAGCTGACCGCGCAGTACAGCCAGGCCAAGCTCGGCCAGCTGTGGCAGGTGGCCACCCCGCTGCTGAACGCGCTGGTCTACTACCTGATCTTCGGTTTGATCCTCGGCACGCGGAAGGGGATGAGCCAGGAGGTCTTCATCCCCTTCCTGGTCACCGGTGTCTTCGTGTTCACCTTCACCCAGAGCTCGGTCATGGCGGGCGTACGGGCGATCTCGGGCAACCTCGGCCTGGTGCGGGCGCTGCACTTCCCCCGTGCCTCGCTGCCGGTGTCGTTCTCCCTGCAGCAGCTCCAGCAACTGCTGTACTCGATGATCGTGCTGGTGGCGGTCGCCGTGGCGTTCGGCAGCTACCCCACCCTGTCGTGGCTGCTGGTGATCCCGGCCCTGCTCCTGCAGTTCTGCTTCAACACCGGCCTCGCGCTGGTCATGGCCCGTCTCGGGAGCAAGACCCCCGACCTGGCGCAGCTGATGCCCTTCGTGATGCGGACCTGGATGTACGCCTCCGGCGTCATGTTCTCCATCACGGTGATGCTCCAGGACAAGCCGCAGTGGATCGCGAACGTGCTCCAGTACAACCCGGCGGCCATCTACATGGACCTGGTCCGGTTCGCCCTCATCGACGGCTACGGCGCGGAGAACCTCCCGGCCCACGTCTGGGCCGTCGCCGTGGCATGGGCGCTCGTGGTGGGTGCCCTGGGCTTCGTGTACTTCTGGAAGGCAGAGGAACGGTACGGCCGTGGCTGA
- a CDS encoding iron-containing alcohol dehydrogenase family protein — translation MPVLTRLIPSPLVVDIRRGAMDDLAGVLHDQRISTSGKLAVAISDGSGRALRERLAPVLPGADWYSVSDGTIDSAVRLANGIKGNRYDAVVGLGGGKIIDVAKYAAARVGLPMVAVATNLSHDGLCSPVATLDNDNGRGSYGVPTPIAVVIDLDVIRRAPARYVRSGIGDAVSNISCVADWELAQRVNGEEVDGLAAAMARQAGEAVLRHPGGVADDEFLTVLAEGLVLTGISMAVAGDSRPASGACHEINHAFDLLHPARAASHGEQVGLGACFAMHLRGAHEQAQVMATALRRHGLPVLPREIGFTVDEFVEAVDFAPQTRPGRFTILEHLHLSTDQIRDAYADYAKAIRS, via the coding sequence GTGCCAGTACTGACCCGGCTCATCCCCTCCCCGCTGGTCGTCGACATCCGCCGCGGCGCGATGGACGACCTGGCGGGGGTCCTCCACGACCAGCGGATCTCCACCTCGGGCAAGCTGGCCGTCGCGATCAGCGACGGCTCGGGCCGCGCGCTGAGGGAACGGCTCGCGCCGGTCCTGCCGGGGGCCGACTGGTACTCCGTGAGCGACGGCACGATCGACTCCGCGGTGCGGCTCGCCAACGGGATCAAGGGGAACCGCTACGACGCCGTGGTCGGCCTCGGCGGCGGCAAGATCATCGACGTGGCGAAGTACGCCGCCGCGCGGGTCGGGCTGCCCATGGTCGCCGTCGCCACGAACCTCTCGCACGACGGCCTCTGCTCCCCGGTCGCCACCCTGGACAACGACAACGGCCGCGGATCCTACGGGGTGCCCACCCCGATCGCCGTCGTGATCGACCTCGACGTGATCCGCCGGGCCCCCGCCCGGTACGTCCGTTCCGGCATCGGGGACGCGGTCTCCAACATCTCCTGCGTCGCCGACTGGGAGCTCGCCCAGCGGGTCAACGGCGAGGAGGTCGACGGCCTCGCCGCCGCCATGGCGCGCCAGGCGGGCGAGGCGGTCCTGCGCCACCCCGGCGGCGTCGCCGACGACGAGTTCCTCACGGTGCTGGCCGAGGGACTCGTCCTGACCGGCATCTCCATGGCGGTCGCGGGCGACTCGCGGCCGGCCTCCGGTGCCTGCCACGAGATCAACCACGCCTTCGACCTGCTGCACCCGGCGCGGGCCGCCAGCCACGGCGAGCAGGTCGGCCTCGGCGCCTGCTTCGCCATGCACCTGCGCGGCGCCCACGAGCAGGCGCAGGTGATGGCGACCGCCCTGCGGCGCCACGGCCTGCCCGTGCTGCCCCGGGAGATCGGCTTCACCGTCGACGAGTTCGTCGAGGCCGTCGACTTCGCCCCCCAGACGCGCCCGGGACGTTTCACGATCCTGGAGCACCTCCACCTGTCCACCGATCAGATCAGGGACGCGTACGCCGACTATGCAAAAGCCATCCGTAGCTGA
- a CDS encoding ABC transporter ATP-binding protein — protein MADDNTQGRIPTVIADGVHIVYRVNGGGGGRGSATAALSRIMRRGKGEPRGIRKVHAVRGVTFTAYRGEAIGLIGTNGSGKSTLLRAIAGLLPTEEGRVYTDGQPSLLGVNAALMNDLTGERNVVLGGLAMGMSREEIRSRYESIVEFSGINEKGDFITLPMRTYSSGMAARLRFSIAAAKNHDVLMIDEALATGDRKFRVRSEERIRELRKEAGTVFLVSHNNGTIRDTCDRVLWLEKGELLMDGPTDEVLKAYERETGK, from the coding sequence GTGGCTGACGACAACACTCAAGGGCGGATCCCCACCGTCATCGCGGACGGCGTCCACATCGTGTACCGCGTCAACGGCGGCGGTGGCGGCAGGGGCAGCGCGACCGCGGCCCTCAGCCGCATCATGCGGCGGGGCAAGGGCGAGCCCCGCGGCATCCGCAAGGTGCACGCCGTGCGCGGCGTCACCTTCACCGCGTACCGGGGCGAGGCCATCGGCCTCATCGGCACCAACGGCTCCGGCAAGTCGACCCTGCTGCGGGCCATCGCCGGCCTGCTGCCGACCGAGGAGGGCCGGGTCTACACCGACGGTCAGCCCTCGCTCCTCGGCGTGAACGCCGCCCTGATGAACGACCTCACCGGTGAGCGCAACGTCGTGCTCGGCGGTCTCGCCATGGGGATGAGCCGGGAGGAGATCCGCTCCCGTTACGAGAGCATCGTGGAGTTCTCCGGGATCAACGAGAAGGGTGACTTCATCACCCTCCCGATGCGGACCTACTCCTCCGGCATGGCGGCCCGTCTGCGGTTCTCCATCGCGGCGGCGAAGAACCACGACGTCCTCATGATCGACGAGGCGCTGGCCACCGGTGACCGCAAGTTCCGGGTCCGCTCCGAGGAACGCATCCGCGAACTCCGCAAGGAGGCCGGCACGGTCTTCCTGGTCAGCCACAACAACGGAACGATCCGCGACACCTGCGACCGCGTCCTGTGGCTGGAGAAGGGCGAGCTCCTCATGGACGGCCCCACCGACGAGGTCCTCAAGGCGTACGAGCGCGAGACCGGCAAGTAG
- a CDS encoding phosphocholine cytidylyltransferase family protein has product MIGLVLAAGAGRRLRPYTDTLPKALVPVDGEKTVLDLTLANFAAVGIREVAIVVGYRKEAVYARKAELEATYGVSITLVDNDKAEEWNNAYSLWCAREVLKQGVILANGDTVHPVSVEETLLAARGEGRRIILALDTVKSLADEEMKVVTDAKGVRRITKLMDPAEATGEYIGVTLIEPEAAEELADALKATFERDPDLYYEDGYQELVNRGFTVDVAPIGEVTWVEIDNHADLAKGREIACQY; this is encoded by the coding sequence ATGATCGGCCTCGTACTGGCAGCCGGTGCAGGACGGCGTCTGCGCCCCTACACGGACACCCTGCCCAAGGCACTGGTGCCGGTGGACGGCGAGAAGACCGTGCTCGACCTGACCCTGGCCAACTTCGCCGCGGTCGGCATCCGGGAGGTGGCGATCGTCGTCGGCTACCGCAAGGAGGCCGTGTACGCCCGCAAGGCCGAGCTTGAAGCCACGTACGGCGTCTCGATCACCCTCGTCGACAACGACAAGGCCGAGGAGTGGAACAACGCCTACTCCCTGTGGTGCGCCCGCGAGGTCCTCAAGCAGGGTGTGATCCTCGCCAACGGCGACACCGTGCACCCGGTCTCCGTCGAGGAGACCCTCCTCGCGGCGCGAGGCGAGGGCCGCCGGATCATCCTCGCCCTCGACACGGTGAAGAGCCTCGCCGACGAGGAGATGAAGGTCGTCACCGACGCGAAGGGCGTCCGGCGGATCACCAAGCTGATGGATCCGGCCGAGGCCACCGGTGAGTACATCGGCGTGACCCTGATCGAGCCCGAGGCCGCCGAGGAACTCGCCGACGCCCTGAAGGCCACGTTCGAGCGCGACCCCGACCTCTACTACGAGGACGGTTACCAGGAGCTCGTGAACCGCGGCTTCACCGTCGACGTGGCCCCCATCGGCGAGGTGACCTGGGTGGAGATCGACAACCACGCCGACCTCGCGAAGGGCCGTGAGATCGCGTGCCAGTACTGA
- a CDS encoding glycosyltransferase family 2 protein has product MKLGAVIITMGNRPVELRALLDSVAAQDGDRIEIVVVGNGAPVPDVPDGVRTVELPENLGIPGGRNAGIEAFGPGGTDVDVLLFLDDDGRLPRTDTAELCRRAFREDPELGIVSFRIADPETGLTQRRHVPRLRASDPMRSSRVTTFLGGANAVRTAVLAEVGGLPGAFFYAHEETDLAWRALDAGWLIDYRADMVLDHPTTAPSRHAVYHRMVARNRVWLARRNLPAPLVPVYLGVWLLLTLVRRPSAPALKAWFGGFREGWTTPCGPRRPMRWRTVWRLTKLGRPPVI; this is encoded by the coding sequence ATGAAACTCGGCGCGGTCATCATCACCATGGGCAACCGTCCCGTGGAGCTGCGCGCCCTCCTCGATTCGGTCGCCGCCCAGGACGGCGACCGGATCGAGATCGTGGTCGTCGGCAACGGGGCCCCCGTACCGGACGTCCCCGACGGGGTGCGGACCGTGGAACTCCCCGAGAACCTCGGCATCCCCGGCGGCCGCAACGCCGGCATCGAGGCCTTCGGGCCCGGCGGTACCGACGTGGACGTGCTGCTCTTCCTCGACGACGACGGCCGCCTCCCGAGGACCGACACCGCCGAGCTCTGCCGCCGGGCGTTCCGGGAGGATCCGGAGCTGGGCATCGTCAGCTTCCGCATCGCCGATCCGGAGACCGGCCTCACCCAGCGCCGGCACGTCCCCCGGCTGCGCGCCTCCGACCCGATGCGCTCCTCCCGGGTGACGACCTTCCTCGGCGGTGCCAACGCGGTGCGCACCGCGGTGCTCGCCGAGGTCGGCGGGCTGCCCGGGGCGTTCTTCTACGCCCACGAGGAGACCGACCTCGCCTGGCGGGCGCTGGACGCTGGATGGCTGATCGACTACCGCGCGGACATGGTCCTCGACCATCCGACCACCGCGCCGTCCCGGCACGCGGTCTACCACCGGATGGTTGCCCGCAACCGGGTCTGGCTCGCGCGGCGCAACCTCCCCGCACCGCTGGTCCCGGTCTACCTGGGCGTCTGGCTGCTGCTGACGCTGGTACGGCGCCCCTCCGCGCCCGCCCTCAAGGCGTGGTTCGGCGGTTTCCGGGAGGGGTGGACGACCCCCTGCGGACCGCGGCGGCCCATGCGGTGGCGCACGGTCTGGCGGCTGACGAAGCTGGGCCGTCCCCCGGTGATCTGA
- a CDS encoding DUF5941 domain-containing protein, translating to MGDDLRALGFDVRSAADAGEAAALLAGVPASHRVALVDPRFVGHVHALRLGLTDPRFAAATVPGALTVQPGAREALLRAMERTAAAVGAGLPVTASEGPARAEDRTIPGRIALALESGDTAVQRPELGSLTATVPTTPEELAAARTAVAAVDDEAVRLRSAVKAHDGFFTTHFISPYSRYIARWCARRGLTPNQVTTASLITALIAAGCAATGTRAGFVAAGLLLLLSFVLDCTDGQLARYSLQYSTMGAWLDATFDRAKEYAYYAGLAIGASHSDGGDDVWALALGAMVLQACRHVVDFSFNEANHDAVSNTSPTAALSDRLDSVGWTVWLRRMIVLPIGERWAMIAVLTAVTTPRIVFYALLVGCSLAACYTTAGRLLRSLTRKARRTDRAARALADLADSGPLAQTLAALVRRPGGGFTAPLLALVGSGLMIAAALLAPFGSWWPVAAAALYAVLAALAVSRPLKGALDWLVPPFFRAAEYCTVLALAARSGVPHAVPAAFGLVAAVAYHHYDTVYRIRGGTGAPPQWLVRTVLGHEGRTLVVALFAAVLTAHSDFTTALTALAVAVALVVTVESIRFWVSSSAPAVHDEGELA from the coding sequence ATCGGAGACGACCTGCGGGCCCTCGGATTCGACGTCCGGTCGGCCGCCGACGCCGGTGAAGCCGCCGCACTCCTCGCGGGCGTTCCCGCGAGCCACCGCGTCGCTCTCGTGGACCCCCGTTTCGTCGGCCACGTCCACGCCCTGCGCCTCGGACTCACCGACCCCCGCTTCGCCGCCGCCACCGTCCCCGGCGCGCTGACCGTCCAGCCCGGCGCGCGCGAGGCCCTGCTGCGCGCGATGGAGCGGACCGCCGCCGCGGTCGGCGCCGGACTGCCGGTGACCGCGAGCGAGGGACCGGCCCGTGCGGAGGACCGCACGATCCCGGGCCGCATCGCGCTCGCCCTGGAGTCCGGCGACACCGCCGTGCAGCGCCCCGAGCTCGGTTCGCTCACCGCCACCGTGCCCACCACCCCCGAGGAACTGGCCGCGGCCCGCACGGCCGTCGCGGCCGTCGACGACGAGGCGGTACGCCTGCGCAGCGCGGTGAAGGCGCACGACGGCTTCTTCACCACCCACTTCATCAGCCCGTACTCCCGCTACATCGCCCGCTGGTGCGCCCGCCGCGGCCTCACCCCGAACCAGGTCACCACCGCCTCGCTGATCACCGCGCTGATCGCGGCCGGCTGCGCGGCGACCGGCACCCGGGCCGGATTCGTGGCCGCCGGACTGCTCCTCCTCCTCTCCTTCGTCCTGGACTGCACCGACGGGCAGCTGGCCCGCTACTCCCTGCAGTACTCGACGATGGGCGCGTGGCTCGACGCCACCTTCGACCGCGCCAAGGAGTACGCCTACTACGCCGGCCTCGCGATCGGCGCCTCGCACAGCGACGGCGGCGACGACGTGTGGGCCCTCGCCCTCGGCGCGATGGTCCTCCAGGCGTGCCGGCACGTCGTCGACTTCTCCTTCAACGAGGCCAACCACGACGCGGTCTCCAACACCAGCCCCACCGCCGCGCTCTCCGACCGCCTGGACAGCGTCGGGTGGACGGTCTGGCTGCGCCGGATGATCGTGCTCCCCATCGGCGAGCGCTGGGCCATGATCGCCGTCCTGACCGCGGTCACCACCCCGCGGATCGTCTTCTACGCCCTGCTCGTCGGCTGCTCGCTGGCCGCCTGCTACACCACGGCCGGCCGGCTGCTCCGCTCGCTGACCCGCAAGGCCCGGCGCACCGACCGCGCCGCCCGCGCCCTCGCCGACCTCGCCGACTCCGGCCCTCTCGCGCAGACCCTGGCCGCCCTCGTCCGCCGGCCCGGCGGCGGGTTCACCGCGCCGCTGCTCGCTCTGGTGGGCAGCGGCCTGATGATCGCCGCAGCCCTCCTCGCGCCCTTCGGCAGCTGGTGGCCGGTGGCCGCCGCGGCGCTGTACGCGGTCCTCGCCGCTCTCGCCGTCTCGCGCCCCCTCAAGGGCGCGCTCGACTGGCTGGTGCCCCCCTTCTTCCGGGCGGCCGAGTACTGCACGGTCCTGGCCCTGGCGGCCCGCAGCGGCGTGCCGCACGCGGTTCCCGCGGCATTCGGCCTGGTGGCGGCGGTCGCCTACCATCACTACGACACGGTGTACCGGATCCGGGGCGGCACGGGAGCCCCGCCGCAGTGGCTGGTCCGCACCGTCCTCGGGCACGAGGGCCGCACCCTCGTGGTGGCGCTGTTCGCCGCCGTACTGACCGCCCACTCGGACTTCACCACGGCCCTCACCGCGCTCGCCGTGGCCGTGGCTCTGGTGGTGACCGTCGAGTCCATCCGCTTCTGGGTGTCCTCCTCGGCCCCCGCCGTACACGACGAAGGAGAACTCGCATGA
- a CDS encoding cation diffusion facilitator family transporter, with amino-acid sequence MGAGHDHGHTHGSAATASAAYVGRLRIALGITLGVMVMEIVGGVLADSLALIADAAHMATDGLGLGMALLAIHWANRPAGPNRTFGFARAEILAALANCLLLLGVGGFLVYEAVDRFITPADTRGGLAIAFASVGLLANLVSLTLLMGGQKDSLNVRGAYLEVLADTLGSVMVLVSAGIILTTGWQAADPIASLLIGLMIVPRTVKLLRETVNVLLESAPEGVDMDEVRAHITALPGVADVHDLHAWTITSGMPVLSAHVVVHQEMLDSIGHEKLLHDLQGCVGDHFDVEHCTFQLEPSGHAAHEARLCQ; translated from the coding sequence ATGGGGGCCGGCCACGACCACGGTCATACGCACGGATCGGCCGCGACGGCGTCGGCGGCGTACGTGGGACGCCTGCGGATCGCGCTGGGCATCACCCTCGGCGTGATGGTCATGGAGATCGTCGGAGGCGTCCTCGCCGACTCGCTCGCCCTGATCGCGGACGCCGCGCACATGGCGACCGACGGACTGGGCCTCGGCATGGCGCTGCTCGCCATCCACTGGGCCAACCGCCCGGCCGGACCCAACCGGACGTTCGGCTTCGCCCGCGCGGAGATCCTGGCGGCCCTGGCCAACTGCCTCCTGCTGCTGGGCGTCGGCGGCTTCCTGGTCTACGAGGCGGTCGACCGCTTCATCACACCGGCGGACACCCGGGGCGGCCTGGCCATCGCCTTCGCCTCGGTGGGCCTGCTCGCCAATCTGGTCTCGCTCACCCTGCTGATGGGCGGGCAGAAGGACAGTCTCAACGTCCGGGGCGCCTACCTGGAGGTGCTCGCCGATACGCTCGGCTCGGTCATGGTCCTCGTCTCGGCGGGCATCATCCTGACCACCGGCTGGCAGGCGGCCGACCCGATCGCCTCGCTGCTGATCGGTCTGATGATCGTCCCCCGCACGGTGAAACTGCTGCGCGAGACGGTGAACGTGCTCCTGGAGTCCGCCCCCGAAGGGGTGGACATGGACGAGGTACGGGCCCACATCACGGCCCTCCCGGGGGTGGCGGACGTCCACGACCTGCACGCCTGGACGATCACCTCCGGGATGCCGGTGCTCTCCGCCCACGTGGTCGTGCATCAGGAGATGCTGGACTCCATCGGGCACGAGAAGCTCCTCCACGACCTCCAGGGCTGCGTCGGGGACCACTTCGACGTGGAGCACTGCACCTTCCAGCTGGAGCCGAGCGGGCACGCCGCGCACGAGGCGAGGCTCTGCCAGTGA
- the hpnC gene encoding squalene synthase HpnC, which yields MTRTQPAPAVATLDKAADENFPVAPFFLPRAWRDDLMAVYGFARLVDDIGDGDLAPGGADARHLGLEPGTADGADDRLALLDAFEADLHRVFSTDGDGPHHPLLRALRPTVRRRALTPEPFLALIEANRQDQKIRRYATWDELLAYCELSANPVGRLVLAITGTTTPERVRRSDAICTALQIAEHLQDVTEDLGRDRIYLPADDLARFHVTEADLAAPTAGASVRALIAWEAARARELLDEGAPLVGSVQGRLRLLLAGFVAGGRAALTAITAAGFDVLPGPPRPTKPSLLREVGVVLRSARREG from the coding sequence GTGACCCGTACCCAGCCGGCGCCCGCGGTCGCCACCCTCGACAAAGCCGCGGACGAGAACTTCCCCGTCGCTCCCTTCTTCCTGCCCCGCGCCTGGCGCGACGACCTGATGGCGGTCTACGGGTTCGCCCGGCTCGTCGACGACATCGGCGACGGCGACCTCGCCCCCGGCGGTGCCGACGCTCGCCACCTCGGGCTGGAGCCGGGAACGGCCGACGGCGCCGACGACCGGCTCGCCCTGCTCGACGCCTTCGAAGCCGACCTGCACCGGGTCTTCTCCACCGACGGGGACGGCCCGCACCACCCGCTGCTGCGCGCCCTTCGCCCCACCGTCCGTCGCCGCGCGCTCACCCCCGAGCCGTTCCTCGCGCTGATCGAGGCCAACCGGCAGGACCAGAAGATCCGCCGCTACGCGACCTGGGACGAGCTCCTCGCCTACTGCGAGCTCTCCGCCAACCCGGTCGGCCGGCTGGTCCTCGCGATCACCGGGACCACCACCCCCGAGCGGGTGCGCCGCTCGGACGCGATCTGCACCGCCCTGCAGATCGCCGAACACCTCCAGGACGTCACCGAGGACCTCGGCCGCGACCGGATCTACCTGCCCGCCGACGACCTGGCACGCTTCCACGTGACCGAGGCCGACCTGGCCGCCCCCACCGCGGGCGCGTCGGTGCGGGCCCTGATCGCCTGGGAAGCGGCACGCGCCCGGGAACTGCTGGACGAGGGCGCCCCCCTCGTGGGCAGCGTCCAGGGCAGACTCCGCCTGCTGCTCGCCGGATTCGTCGCCGGAGGGCGGGCCGCCCTCACCGCGATCACGGCGGCCGGCTTCGACGTACTGCCCGGACCGCCCAGACCCACGAAGCCCAGCCTGCTGCGCGAAGTGGGAGTTGTCTTGCGAAGTGCGCGAAGAGAGGGATGA